A genomic region of Caulobacter sp. NIBR2454 contains the following coding sequences:
- the cysD gene encoding sulfate adenylyltransferase subunit CysD: MALSDTETAPVRSIAPAATDPARLTHLQRLEAESIHIMREVAAEAERPVMLYSVGKDSAVMLHLAMKAFYPSRPPFPLLHVDTTWKFGEMIAFRDRMARELDLELLVHTNPDGLAQGVGPFTHGSAVHTDIMKTAALKQALDLYGFDAAFGGARRDEEKSRAKERVFSFRSAEHRWDPKSQRPELWSLYNARKHRGESIRVFPLSNWTELDVWQYIHLENIPIPDLYFAAERPVVERDGTLIMVDDDRMPLKSGETPQMRSVRFRTLGCYPLTGAVESTAATLPEIIQEMLLTTTSERQGRVIDHDQSASMEKKKQEGYF; encoded by the coding sequence GTGGCCCTGTCCGATACCGAAACCGCGCCCGTCCGCTCGATCGCCCCCGCGGCGACCGATCCGGCGCGCCTGACCCACCTCCAGCGGCTGGAGGCCGAGAGCATCCACATCATGCGGGAGGTGGCGGCGGAGGCCGAACGTCCAGTGATGCTCTACTCGGTAGGCAAGGACAGCGCCGTGATGCTGCACCTGGCCATGAAAGCCTTCTACCCCTCGCGTCCGCCCTTCCCGCTCCTGCACGTGGATACCACCTGGAAGTTCGGGGAGATGATCGCCTTTCGCGACCGCATGGCCCGAGAGCTGGATCTGGAGCTGCTGGTCCACACCAACCCCGACGGTTTGGCGCAGGGCGTCGGCCCGTTCACCCACGGCTCGGCCGTCCACACCGACATCATGAAAACCGCCGCGCTCAAGCAGGCGCTGGATCTCTACGGCTTTGACGCGGCTTTCGGGGGCGCCCGCCGTGATGAGGAGAAGAGCCGCGCCAAGGAGCGGGTCTTCTCGTTCCGCTCCGCCGAGCATCGCTGGGACCCCAAGAGCCAGCGTCCGGAGCTTTGGAGCCTCTACAACGCCCGCAAGCACCGGGGCGAAAGCATCCGCGTCTTTCCGCTATCCAACTGGACCGAGCTGGACGTGTGGCAATACATCCACCTCGAGAACATCCCGATCCCCGACCTCTATTTCGCCGCCGAACGGCCGGTGGTTGAACGGGATGGGACGTTGATCATGGTCGATGACGACCGCATGCCCCTCAAGTCCGGCGAGACGCCCCAGATGCGCAGCGTCCGCTTCCGCACCCTGGGCTGCTATCCGCTGACCGGCGCGGTCGAAAGCACCGCCGCCACCCTGCCCGAGATCATCCAGGAGATGCTGCTCACCACCACCTCCGAGCGCCAGGGACGGGTCATTGACCACGATCAGTCCGCCTCCATGGAGAAGAAGAAGCAGGAGGGCTATTTCTGA
- a CDS encoding DUF423 domain-containing protein produces the protein MIFWNRRVWLCLAALNGLLAVGFGAFAAHGIDDPKAAEWLRTGSTYAFIHSFAIFAAALVASLGAHRARWAPGFFLAGALLFSGSLYAMAFGAPRWLGMITPLGGLSFMIGWAVLAWASLSLQAD, from the coding sequence ATGATCTTCTGGAACCGACGTGTCTGGCTATGCCTCGCCGCCCTCAACGGACTTCTGGCGGTCGGCTTCGGCGCCTTTGCCGCCCATGGAATCGACGACCCCAAGGCGGCCGAGTGGCTGCGCACAGGTTCGACCTACGCCTTCATCCACAGCTTCGCCATCTTCGCCGCCGCCCTGGTCGCCAGCCTCGGCGCCCATCGCGCGCGTTGGGCGCCCGGCTTCTTCCTGGCCGGCGCCCTGCTGTTCTCGGGATCGCTCTACGCCATGGCCTTTGGCGCGCCCCGCTGGCTGGGCATGATCACCCCGCTGGGCGGCCTGTCCTTCATGATCGGCTGGGCGGTCCTGGCCTGGGCCAGCCTGTCGCTTCAGGCCGACTGA
- a CDS encoding MFS transporter, translated as MSIPLRLALVYSALFLGTGVSLPFIGVWLGGKGLSGAQIGLILSAPMLGRVLTAPVLAVWADGFSLRRTPIALLAGGAAVAYGALLAVQGLGAWMLCWFVAATLLPMITPLTDVMTMRRARSDGFNYGWPRGIGSVAYIVANVSMGALLTRLNPNVIVIWTAVAAIVTAGAAMLLPRDPVHEGGERPARRDRWRGIGGLLRDRTFMLMALSVGFIQAAHAFYYGFSVLLWREQGISEAVIGLLWGTGVAVEVGFMWFGERWRRSAGPERLLIIGGLAAVVRWTAFAFAPPVGVLFALQALHAMTFAATFMASLSLVERLSPPQSASAAQTLNSALSSGLMIGLATIASGPIFDRFGGHGYLAMALLAVIGVAGGMALLRRSRA; from the coding sequence ATGTCGATCCCCCTACGTCTCGCGCTGGTCTATTCGGCCCTGTTTCTGGGTACGGGCGTAAGTCTGCCGTTCATCGGGGTGTGGCTGGGCGGCAAGGGCCTGAGCGGTGCGCAGATCGGGCTGATCCTGTCGGCGCCGATGCTGGGACGGGTCCTGACCGCGCCGGTGCTGGCGGTCTGGGCCGATGGCTTTTCCCTGCGACGCACGCCGATCGCCTTGCTGGCCGGTGGAGCGGCCGTCGCTTATGGCGCGCTGCTGGCGGTGCAGGGCTTGGGCGCGTGGATGCTGTGCTGGTTCGTGGCCGCGACGCTGCTGCCGATGATCACGCCCCTTACCGACGTGATGACCATGCGCCGCGCCCGCAGCGACGGGTTCAACTACGGTTGGCCCAGAGGCATCGGCTCGGTGGCCTATATCGTCGCCAATGTGAGCATGGGCGCGCTGCTGACCCGGCTGAATCCCAATGTGATCGTGATCTGGACGGCGGTGGCGGCGATCGTCACGGCGGGGGCGGCCATGCTCCTGCCGCGCGACCCGGTCCATGAGGGTGGCGAGCGGCCGGCGCGACGGGACCGCTGGCGCGGGATCGGCGGGCTGTTGCGCGACCGGACCTTCATGCTGATGGCGCTGTCGGTCGGGTTCATCCAAGCCGCACACGCCTTCTACTACGGGTTTTCGGTGCTGCTGTGGCGCGAGCAGGGGATATCCGAAGCCGTCATCGGCCTGTTGTGGGGTACTGGCGTGGCGGTGGAGGTCGGCTTCATGTGGTTCGGCGAACGCTGGCGGCGCAGCGCGGGACCGGAGCGGCTGCTGATCATCGGCGGACTGGCGGCGGTCGTCCGCTGGACAGCCTTTGCGTTCGCGCCGCCGGTCGGTGTGCTGTTCGCCCTGCAGGCGCTGCACGCCATGACGTTCGCGGCGACCTTCATGGCGTCGCTCAGCCTAGTGGAGCGGCTGTCGCCGCCGCAGAGCGCCTCGGCCGCCCAGACGCTGAATTCGGCGCTGTCGTCTGGCTTGATGATCGGTCTGGCGACCATCGCCTCGGGCCCGATCTTCGACCGCTTCGGCGGACACGGCTATCTGGCCATGGCGCTGCTGGCCGTGATCGGCGTGGCTGGGGGGATGGCTCTGCTGCGGCGGTCTCGGGCCTAG
- a CDS encoding polar localization protein TipN — translation MKARKRQPLDFSVLPVEPQTAQTPAEAAPEPAPEANPDLDLAIVEAPGAETPVVQPMAETQPTATTPPPPPAEAPTAYRLDARAEPAKGGGLFWFAAWAVAVLWSITPIAFALGWRQTSGPFAFDGFTMGLLLLLGVGSAAFVLLGAYLLRQGMRLAAEARRARQLADQMLTPAALAAAGASDVVTAVRLQIEHANAAAAEARERMLSLREALAVETERLAEAASTSARTAHHLAENLGRERESMTVLSATLDGQASSVTDAIARQARMVAEASDLAEAQLREAEAALAARAADMAAAAGEANAAARTTADDLSRQIARLETAGVGVGEQLRSVELALTNQRTALVDAAQALRADQEDFAAETETRTAQLSEFVGHTRQSAGELNEVSTRAAETLTGLIASTTDQFRQIAESAKEEREALGIEAGRSLGAVAEAAAAERARLEQQLSGAFEGLSAAAEQARKAADQHADAAMARVDQLNEAAFAAGQKADAIFEARLNDARELIEQSAMMVEQAGARTAQKLEEGIGRARHTLGELEILMAEVADRVRGLPDDALQQAEAVKQAVERGVGELLSAARQAAEETQAIDAAFQARVRRNYDVLNEAASQMNAAPPPRQASPAPAAFAVPPAPRTRASTVAPDAPASSEAGLRPRLRLTPTATDEEFRSVFGGAGGPTDEAAPEAPADRGDWSWKDLLSTIDDGSADDQKLGEKLHAEIAGMGIDPAALLPKSRLDDIAQVLKTGDRAATREVVKKLAPAATRRLVRRLFSDTALRTQVDRFLRRQSAMIDEAAEQDRDGHLIASLVSSDVGRTYLLLEAAAGDLG, via the coding sequence ATGAAGGCTCGTAAGCGCCAACCGCTAGATTTCTCCGTTCTTCCCGTGGAGCCGCAGACCGCGCAGACGCCCGCGGAGGCCGCGCCTGAACCCGCGCCCGAGGCGAACCCTGACCTGGACCTGGCCATCGTAGAAGCGCCGGGCGCCGAAACGCCCGTTGTGCAGCCCATGGCCGAAACTCAACCTACGGCCACAACGCCGCCCCCACCGCCGGCCGAAGCGCCGACCGCCTATCGCCTGGATGCTCGCGCCGAGCCCGCCAAAGGCGGCGGCCTGTTCTGGTTCGCGGCCTGGGCTGTGGCTGTGCTGTGGAGCATCACCCCGATCGCCTTTGCTCTTGGCTGGCGGCAGACATCCGGCCCATTCGCGTTCGACGGCTTCACCATGGGGCTGTTGCTGCTGCTGGGCGTTGGCTCGGCGGCTTTTGTCCTGCTGGGCGCCTATCTGCTGCGGCAAGGGATGCGACTGGCCGCCGAGGCGCGCCGCGCGCGCCAACTGGCCGACCAGATGCTGACCCCCGCCGCCCTGGCCGCCGCCGGCGCCAGCGACGTGGTCACCGCCGTCCGCCTTCAGATCGAACACGCCAACGCCGCCGCCGCCGAGGCGCGGGAGCGGATGCTGTCCCTGCGCGAGGCCCTGGCCGTCGAGACCGAGCGTCTGGCCGAGGCCGCCTCGACCTCCGCCCGCACCGCCCACCACCTGGCCGAGAACCTGGGCCGCGAGCGCGAGTCCATGACCGTGCTGTCGGCCACGCTCGACGGTCAGGCGTCATCGGTAACCGACGCCATCGCCCGCCAGGCCCGCATGGTGGCGGAAGCCTCGGACCTGGCCGAAGCCCAACTTCGCGAAGCGGAAGCCGCGCTCGCCGCCCGCGCCGCCGACATGGCCGCCGCCGCGGGCGAGGCCAACGCCGCCGCCCGGACAACCGCCGACGACCTGTCGCGTCAGATCGCCCGCCTAGAGACCGCCGGCGTCGGTGTTGGCGAACAGCTGCGGTCGGTCGAGCTGGCCCTGACCAACCAGCGCACGGCTCTGGTGGACGCGGCGCAGGCTCTGCGGGCCGATCAGGAAGACTTCGCCGCCGAGACCGAGACGCGCACCGCGCAGCTTTCGGAGTTCGTCGGCCATACCCGCCAGAGCGCGGGCGAGCTCAATGAGGTTTCGACGCGCGCCGCCGAGACCCTGACGGGCCTGATCGCCTCGACCACCGACCAGTTCCGCCAGATCGCGGAGTCGGCCAAGGAGGAGCGCGAGGCCCTGGGCATAGAGGCTGGCCGTTCCCTGGGCGCCGTGGCCGAGGCCGCCGCCGCCGAACGCGCGCGCCTGGAGCAGCAACTGTCCGGCGCCTTCGAGGGGCTGTCGGCAGCCGCCGAGCAGGCGCGCAAGGCGGCCGACCAGCACGCCGATGCGGCCATGGCTCGCGTGGACCAGTTGAACGAAGCCGCCTTCGCCGCCGGCCAGAAGGCCGACGCTATCTTCGAGGCGCGCCTGAACGACGCCCGCGAACTGATCGAACAGTCCGCCATGATGGTCGAGCAGGCCGGCGCCCGCACCGCCCAGAAGCTGGAGGAGGGCATCGGTCGCGCTCGCCATACGCTGGGTGAGCTCGAAATCCTGATGGCCGAGGTCGCTGATCGCGTTCGCGGCCTGCCGGATGACGCTTTGCAACAGGCCGAAGCCGTCAAACAGGCGGTCGAGCGGGGCGTGGGCGAACTGCTCAGCGCCGCGCGTCAGGCCGCCGAGGAGACCCAGGCGATCGACGCCGCCTTCCAGGCCCGCGTCCGCCGCAACTACGACGTGCTGAACGAGGCGGCGAGCCAGATGAACGCCGCACCGCCGCCGCGCCAAGCCAGCCCCGCGCCCGCGGCTTTCGCGGTTCCGCCCGCGCCCCGGACGCGCGCTTCAACCGTTGCGCCCGACGCCCCGGCGTCTTCGGAGGCTGGCCTGCGTCCGCGACTGCGTCTGACCCCGACCGCCACCGACGAGGAGTTCCGTTCGGTATTCGGCGGCGCCGGCGGCCCCACGGATGAGGCGGCGCCGGAAGCGCCAGCCGACCGTGGCGACTGGTCGTGGAAGGATCTGCTGTCCACCATCGACGATGGATCAGCCGACGACCAGAAACTCGGCGAGAAGCTGCATGCCGAGATCGCCGGCATGGGCATCGATCCCGCGGCCCTACTGCCCAAGTCCCGCCTGGACGATATCGCCCAGGTGCTGAAGACCGGCGACCGGGCGGCGACCCGTGAGGTGGTCAAGAAGCTGGCCCCGGCGGCCACGCGTCGCCTTGTGCGCCGCCTGTTCTCCGACACCGCCTTGCGCACC
- the cysN gene encoding sulfate adenylyltransferase subunit CysN, which produces MSHQSALIAEDIEAYLTAHQHKSLLRFITCGSVDDGKSTLIGRLLYDSKMIFEDQLSALESDSKKIGTQGGEIDFALLVDGLAAEREQGITIDVAYRFFSTETRKFIVADTPGHEQYTRNMVTGASTADAAVILIDARKGVLTQTRRHSYLVSLLGIRHVALAVNKMDLVGWDQGVFDAIVADYTAFAQKIGLTSFTPIPISGLKGDNIAAQGSGSPWYSGPTLMQWLEGIEVEDDLRNQPFRMPVQWVNRPNLDFRGFAGQIASGTVKPGDRVKVLPSGRESTVARIVTLPGDLDAAVAGQSVTLTLADEIDVSRGDVVAAAADPLPVANQFEATVVWMDDHALSPGRPYLLKIGARTVTASVTEIKHRVNVNTLEENAAKRLELNEIGVCNLNLDQPIPFEPYGESRDLGGFILIDRLSNRTVGAGLIRFALRRSDNIHWQHTDVDKAARSALKSQKGRVVWLTGLSGAGKSTIANLVEKRLHVLGRHTYLLDGDNVRHGLNKDLGFTEEDRVENIRRIAEVAKLMVDAGLIVVTAFISPFRAERQLARELLAEDEFVEVFVDTPLSVAEERDVKGLYAKARAGALKNFTGVDSPYENPDKPEIRIDTTTTSPVEAAERIVDWLEGHEADYTI; this is translated from the coding sequence ATGTCACACCAGAGCGCCCTCATCGCCGAGGACATCGAGGCCTATCTCACCGCGCACCAGCACAAGTCCCTGCTGCGCTTCATCACGTGCGGCAGCGTGGACGACGGCAAGTCGACCCTGATCGGCCGCCTGCTGTACGACAGCAAAATGATCTTCGAGGACCAGCTCTCGGCCCTCGAAAGCGACTCCAAGAAGATCGGAACCCAGGGCGGCGAGATTGACTTCGCCTTGCTGGTGGATGGGCTCGCCGCCGAGCGCGAGCAAGGCATCACCATCGACGTGGCCTATCGGTTTTTCTCGACCGAGACGCGCAAGTTCATCGTCGCCGACACCCCGGGGCACGAACAGTACACCCGCAACATGGTCACCGGTGCCTCCACCGCTGATGCGGCCGTGATCCTGATCGACGCCCGCAAGGGGGTCCTGACCCAAACCCGTCGCCATAGCTACCTGGTCAGCCTGCTGGGCATCCGCCACGTGGCCCTGGCGGTGAACAAAATGGATCTCGTCGGTTGGGACCAGGGCGTGTTCGACGCCATCGTCGCCGACTACACCGCCTTCGCGCAGAAGATCGGTCTGACCAGCTTCACGCCGATCCCGATTTCCGGCTTGAAGGGCGACAACATCGCCGCACAAGGCTCTGGTTCACCTTGGTATTCTGGCCCCACGCTGATGCAATGGCTGGAGGGGATCGAGGTCGAGGACGACCTGCGCAACCAGCCTTTCCGCATGCCGGTCCAGTGGGTGAACCGGCCCAATCTGGATTTCCGTGGGTTCGCCGGCCAGATCGCATCGGGCACGGTGAAGCCCGGTGACCGGGTGAAGGTGCTGCCTTCTGGTCGCGAAAGCACGGTGGCGCGGATCGTCACCCTGCCCGGCGATCTCGACGCCGCGGTCGCCGGACAATCGGTGACCCTGACCCTTGCGGACGAGATCGATGTCTCACGGGGCGACGTCGTCGCCGCGGCCGCCGATCCCCTGCCCGTCGCCAACCAGTTCGAGGCGACCGTCGTCTGGATGGACGACCACGCGCTGTCGCCGGGTCGCCCCTATCTGCTGAAGATCGGCGCGCGCACGGTCACCGCCAGCGTCACCGAGATCAAGCATCGGGTGAACGTGAATACACTTGAGGAAAATGCCGCCAAGCGGCTGGAATTGAACGAGATTGGCGTCTGCAATCTCAACCTGGACCAGCCCATTCCGTTCGAGCCCTATGGTGAAAGCCGTGATCTGGGCGGCTTCATTCTCATCGACCGGCTGTCCAACCGCACGGTCGGCGCCGGGCTGATCCGCTTCGCCCTGCGCCGCTCGGACAACATCCACTGGCAGCATACTGACGTGGACAAGGCCGCCCGCTCGGCGCTCAAGAGCCAGAAGGGCCGTGTGGTCTGGCTGACCGGCCTGTCCGGCGCCGGCAAGTCGACCATAGCCAACCTGGTCGAGAAGCGTCTGCACGTCCTGGGCCGCCACACCTACCTGCTGGACGGCGACAATGTCCGCCACGGCCTGAATAAGGACCTGGGCTTCACCGAGGAAGACCGCGTCGAGAACATCCGCCGAATCGCCGAGGTGGCCAAGCTGATGGTCGATGCCGGCCTGATTGTGGTCACCGCCTTCATCTCACCCTTCCGGGCCGAGCGTCAGTTGGCGCGCGAACTGCTGGCCGAGGACGAATTCGTCGAGGTGTTCGTCGATACGCCCCTGTCGGTTGCCGAGGAGCGCGACGTCAAAGGGCTCTACGCGAAGGCCCGGGCCGGCGCGCTCAAGAACTTCACCGGCGTCGACAGCCCCTATGAGAACCCCGACAAGCCGGAAATTCGCATCGACACCACCACGACCTCGCCGGTCGAGGCCGCCGAGCGCATCGTCGACTGGCTGGAAGGCCACGAGGCCGACTACACCATCTAG